A section of the Mycobacterium sp. 3519A genome encodes:
- a CDS encoding DUF6541 family protein — protein sequence MSFGFGVLIALLLLVIPGAVVARVARLTWPTAVAVGPALTYGIVALAIVPYGALGIPWNGWTALFALAVVTGIATGLRVVLARVRDVDAEARAASRGPALVVAAGVLLGALLIGLAAVRGMPNWQSIPSNWDSVWHANTIRFILDTGQASPTHMGELRNVETHEALYYPSTFHALAAVFSQVSGAAPTTAYTLSSLAASIWLFPVSAAALTWRLLRGRTDEFRVAGAAAAAAALSASFTALPYVEFDVASMPNLAAYGLAVPTMLLVVSSLRHRDRIPLAVLALLGVFSVHITGGVVTVLFIGGWWLFDALWRPVRGRAADFVTLLIIGVPALALLLPQFLGVLQEAEIIAGHAFVTHEGKKRGLIDAVVQHTRHLNDFPIQWVLIILAAVGAIVLIVRRVWWPLAVWALLVVAIVHSSAPFGGPIGALTGKFSDLFYSDPRRLSAVVTMLLAAAAGIGVFTLASVVVAGAHKVIGRGGPRAWHAATAAIVVAVSVGIGLAYLPRAQFLFGEKYDRIMVDAKDLQAWAYLATLPGARDTLIGNANTDGTAWMYAVANLHPLWTHYDYPVQQGPGYHRFILWAYADDADRDPRVAEAVKALNVRYVVTSTPVVRGFVMPDGLVSLDRSRSWEKIYDNGEARIYEWRGN from the coding sequence GTGAGCTTCGGGTTCGGAGTGCTAATTGCACTGTTGTTGCTGGTGATTCCCGGGGCAGTGGTGGCACGCGTCGCTCGGCTAACTTGGCCAACCGCCGTCGCGGTCGGTCCGGCGCTGACCTACGGCATTGTCGCGCTTGCGATCGTTCCGTATGGCGCACTCGGCATCCCGTGGAACGGTTGGACGGCGTTGTTTGCTCTGGCCGTCGTCACCGGCATCGCGACGGGTTTGCGGGTCGTGTTGGCCCGTGTTCGCGACGTCGACGCCGAGGCTCGGGCGGCAAGTCGCGGGCCCGCGCTCGTGGTGGCCGCTGGTGTGCTGTTGGGCGCCTTGCTGATCGGGTTGGCGGCGGTTCGGGGCATGCCGAACTGGCAGTCGATTCCGAGTAACTGGGATTCGGTTTGGCACGCGAACACGATTCGCTTCATCCTCGACACCGGCCAGGCGTCGCCGACCCACATGGGTGAGTTGCGCAACGTCGAGACCCACGAAGCGCTGTACTACCCGTCGACGTTCCATGCGCTGGCCGCGGTGTTCAGCCAGGTGTCCGGCGCCGCGCCCACCACCGCCTACACGCTGAGCTCGCTGGCCGCGTCGATCTGGCTGTTCCCGGTCAGCGCCGCGGCGTTGACGTGGCGTCTGCTGCGCGGCCGGACCGACGAATTCCGTGTGGCGGGCGCCGCGGCCGCCGCGGCCGCGCTGTCGGCGTCGTTCACCGCGCTGCCGTACGTCGAGTTCGACGTTGCGTCGATGCCCAATCTCGCCGCCTACGGCCTCGCTGTGCCGACCATGCTGTTGGTGGTCTCGTCGCTGCGCCACCGCGACCGCATCCCGTTGGCGGTGCTGGCACTGCTGGGCGTGTTCTCCGTGCACATCACCGGCGGCGTGGTGACCGTGCTGTTCATCGGCGGGTGGTGGCTCTTCGACGCGTTGTGGCGCCCCGTCCGCGGGCGCGCCGCCGACTTCGTGACGCTGTTGATCATCGGGGTGCCTGCGTTGGCGCTGCTGCTGCCCCAGTTCCTCGGCGTGCTGCAGGAGGCCGAGATCATCGCGGGGCATGCGTTCGTCACACATGAGGGCAAGAAGCGCGGACTGATCGACGCCGTCGTGCAGCACACCCGCCACCTCAACGACTTCCCCATCCAGTGGGTGCTGATCATCCTGGCGGCCGTGGGGGCGATCGTGCTGATCGTGCGACGGGTGTGGTGGCCGTTGGCGGTGTGGGCGCTGCTGGTGGTGGCGATCGTGCATTCGTCGGCGCCGTTCGGCGGGCCGATCGGCGCGCTCACCGGAAAGTTCAGCGACCTGTTCTACAGCGATCCGCGTCGGCTCTCGGCGGTGGTCACGATGCTGCTGGCGGCCGCGGCCGGCATCGGGGTGTTCACGCTGGCGTCCGTGGTGGTGGCCGGCGCGCACAAGGTGATCGGGAGAGGCGGTCCACGCGCCTGGCACGCGGCCACGGCGGCCATCGTCGTGGCCGTCAGCGTCGGCATCGGGCTCGCGTATCTACCGCGGGCCCAGTTTCTGTTCGGCGAGAAGTACGACCGGATCATGGTCGACGCCAAGGATCTGCAGGCGTGGGCGTACCTGGCCACCCTGCCGGGGGCCCGGGACACCCTGATCGGCAACGCAAACACCGACGGCACGGCGTGGATGTACGCGGTGGCCAACCTGCATCCGCTGTGGACGCATTACGACTACCCCGTCCAGCAGGGGCCGGGCTACCACCGATTCATTCTGTGGGCGTATGCCGACGATGCGGACCGAGACCCGCGGGTGGCCGAGGCGGTCAAGGCGCTCAACGTCCGCTACGTGGTCACGAGCACACCGGTGGTCCGCGGGTTCGTCATGCCCGACGGGCTAGTGTCGCTAGATAGGTCACGGTCGTGGGAGAAGATCTACGACAACGGCGAGGCCCGAATCTACGAATGGCGCGGGAACTAG
- a CDS encoding cysteine desulfurase-like protein → MAYDVARVRGLHPSLGDGWVHFDAQHGMLLPDTVGRAVSTAFRGSMPTPVGPHPSAKRSAAVLDAARQAVADLTNADPRGVVLGSDRAVLLTSLADASSSRVGLGYEVVVTRLDDEANIAPWLRAANRYGAKVKWAEVDIETGELPAWQWEGLISAPTRLVAISSASSTLGTLTELRPVTKLVHEVGGLVVVDHSAAAPYRLIDIHEIDADVVAVNAMAWGGPPIGALVFRDPSLINSFSSVSLNPYATGPARLEVGTHQFGLLAGVVASIEYLAGLDESAQGSRRERLSVSMQSASTYMNRVFDYLLASLRSLPTVMVIGRPEAHIPVLSFAVTDVPAEKVVQRLADNGVLAISNVSSRVLDVIGVNDIGGAVTVGLAHYSTTAEVDQLVRALASLG, encoded by the coding sequence ATGGCATACGACGTCGCCCGGGTGCGCGGTCTGCACCCGTCTCTGGGCGATGGCTGGGTGCACTTCGACGCACAGCACGGCATGCTCCTGCCGGACACCGTCGGCCGGGCCGTCTCGACCGCCTTCCGCGGATCGATGCCGACCCCAGTCGGACCACACCCGTCGGCGAAACGCAGCGCGGCGGTGCTCGACGCAGCGCGCCAGGCGGTTGCCGATCTGACCAACGCCGATCCGCGGGGCGTGGTGCTGGGATCCGATCGCGCTGTCCTGCTGACCTCACTGGCGGACGCGTCGTCGTCGCGGGTGGGTCTCGGCTACGAGGTGGTGGTGACCCGTCTCGACGACGAGGCGAACATCGCCCCGTGGTTGCGGGCCGCCAACCGCTATGGCGCCAAGGTGAAGTGGGCCGAGGTCGACATCGAGACCGGCGAACTGCCCGCCTGGCAGTGGGAGGGCCTGATCTCCGCGCCCACCCGTCTGGTCGCGATCAGTTCGGCCTCCTCGACGCTGGGCACGCTGACCGAGTTGCGACCCGTCACCAAGCTGGTGCACGAGGTCGGCGGTCTGGTGGTCGTCGACCATTCGGCGGCGGCGCCGTACCGGCTCATCGACATCCACGAGATCGACGCCGACGTGGTGGCGGTCAACGCGATGGCGTGGGGCGGTCCGCCGATCGGCGCGCTGGTGTTCCGGGACCCGTCGCTGATCAACTCGTTCAGCTCGGTATCGCTGAACCCCTATGCCACCGGCCCCGCGCGCCTCGAGGTGGGCACGCATCAATTCGGCTTGCTCGCAGGCGTTGTCGCGAGCATCGAGTATCTGGCGGGTCTCGATGAGTCGGCGCAGGGCTCGCGGCGCGAACGTCTTTCGGTGTCAATGCAATCCGCGTCGACCTACATGAACCGCGTGTTCGACTATCTGCTGGCCTCGCTGCGGTCGCTGCCGACGGTGATGGTCATCGGCAGACCGGAGGCGCACATCCCGGTGCTGAGCTTCGCGGTTACCGACGTGCCCGCCGAAAAGGTGGTGCAGCGACTGGCCGACAACGGCGTCCTGGCGATCTCCAACGTGAGCTCGCGGGTGCTGGATGTCATCGGGGTCAACGACATTGGCGGTGCCGTCACCGTCGGGCTGGCGCACTACTCGACGACCGCGGAGGTCGATCAACTGGTCCGCGCTCTGGCCTCGCTAGGTTAA
- a CDS encoding NAD(P)H-quinone oxidoreductase, which yields MRAIVAESADQLTWQEVPDVTPDSGEVLIKVSAAGINRADLLQAAGNYPPPPGASQTLGLEVSGTVAEVGAGVTGWAIGQQVCALLAGGGYAEFVAVPAGQVMPIPGDVPLHHAAGLPEVACTVWSNLVMTAGLQAGQLLLIHGGASGIGTHGIQVARALGARVAVTAGAQNKLDLCAELGAEITINYRDEDFVERVRAEGGADVILDIMGAKYLDRNVDALATDGRLVIIGMQGGVKAELNIGKLLGKRAGVIATALRSRPVSGPGSKSEIVSEVVANVWPMIADGQVRPIIGAEFPIKEAKAAHELLASGEVSGKILLRVED from the coding sequence ATGCGTGCGATCGTGGCCGAGTCGGCCGATCAACTTACCTGGCAAGAAGTTCCCGACGTCACCCCGGATTCCGGTGAAGTCCTCATCAAAGTGAGTGCAGCGGGGATCAACCGTGCCGACCTGTTGCAGGCCGCCGGCAACTATCCGCCCCCTCCCGGAGCCAGTCAGACGCTCGGTCTCGAGGTGTCCGGAACCGTCGCAGAGGTCGGTGCCGGGGTCACCGGCTGGGCGATCGGGCAACAAGTCTGTGCTTTGCTGGCGGGCGGCGGTTACGCCGAATTCGTCGCTGTGCCCGCCGGTCAGGTGATGCCGATTCCTGGTGACGTACCGCTGCATCATGCCGCCGGCTTGCCGGAAGTGGCGTGCACCGTGTGGTCGAACCTCGTCATGACTGCGGGCCTTCAGGCCGGCCAATTGTTGCTGATCCACGGCGGAGCCAGCGGCATCGGCACGCACGGCATTCAGGTGGCTCGCGCGCTTGGCGCCAGGGTGGCCGTCACCGCGGGTGCGCAGAACAAGCTGGACCTCTGCGCCGAACTCGGTGCCGAGATCACCATCAACTACCGCGACGAGGACTTCGTCGAACGGGTACGCGCCGAGGGTGGCGCCGATGTGATCCTCGACATCATGGGCGCCAAGTACCTCGACCGGAATGTCGACGCGCTCGCCACCGACGGTCGGTTGGTGATCATCGGCATGCAGGGCGGCGTCAAGGCCGAACTCAACATCGGCAAGCTGCTCGGCAAGCGTGCGGGTGTCATCGCCACGGCACTTCGGTCGCGTCCGGTCAGTGGCCCCGGCAGCAAGAGCGAGATCGTCAGCGAAGTGGTCGCCAACGTTTGGCCGATGATCGCCGACGGTCAGGTGCGCCCGATCATCGGCGCCGAGTTCCCGATCAAAGAGGCCAAGGCCGCCCACGAGCTGCTCGCTTCGGGCGAGGTTTCCGGGAAAATCCTACTGCGCGTTGAGGATTAA
- a CDS encoding MarR family winged helix-turn-helix transcriptional regulator, whose amino-acid sequence MEGMIAGRTASDMPGLDIAEQRSWQNFLDSALRMYATLNRSLVDAHHLTLNDVRLLDILDKSATGSARMGDLADALMSLPSRVTRQIRRLELQGLVRRGASPDDGRGVLASITDEGRTAVAEAMLTYGQGVRAHFLGRLSRPQIAAMGENCRRISVALKAGAPPAKLGRV is encoded by the coding sequence ATGGAGGGGATGATTGCCGGGCGCACTGCCAGTGATATGCCTGGTTTAGATATCGCTGAACAGAGGTCGTGGCAAAACTTCCTCGACTCAGCACTGCGAATGTATGCGACCTTGAACCGGTCGCTGGTGGACGCACATCACTTGACGCTCAACGACGTGCGGCTACTCGATATCTTGGACAAATCCGCGACCGGGTCGGCACGGATGGGGGATCTCGCCGACGCGCTGATGTCATTGCCGAGCCGGGTGACCCGGCAGATTCGGCGACTGGAACTTCAGGGTCTGGTGCGCCGCGGTGCCAGTCCCGACGACGGCCGGGGTGTGCTCGCATCGATCACCGACGAGGGGCGCACGGCGGTGGCCGAGGCCATGCTGACCTACGGCCAGGGGGTGCGCGCACACTTCCTCGGCAGATTGTCTCGCCCGCAGATCGCTGCGATGGGCGAGAACTGTCGACGGATCAGCGTGGCCCTGAAGGCAGGCGCACCGCCGGCCAAGCTCGGTCGCGTCTAA